The following proteins are encoded in a genomic region of Coregonus clupeaformis isolate EN_2021a chromosome 14, ASM2061545v1, whole genome shotgun sequence:
- the LOC121580985 gene encoding vacuolar protein sorting-associated protein 4B isoform X1, which yields MEPTNLQKAIAVAQKASQEDQAGNYTEAIKSYQHAVKYFLHIIKREPQGKEGNQKIREKCKLYLDRVEELQEYLENKEKAIDLASKAAQEDKAQNYEEALRLYQNAVQYFLHVVKYEPQGDKAKQSIRTKCAEYLDRAEKLKEYLKKKEKAPPTKPVKESQADDKGNESDEGDGPEKKKFQNQLSGAIVMEKPNIKWNDVAGLEGAKEALKEAVILPIKFPHLFTGKRTPWRGILLFGPPGTGKSYLAKAVATEANNSTFFSISSSDLVSKWLGESEKLVKNLFTLAREHKPSIIFIDEIDSLCGSRSENESEAARRIKTEFLVQMQGVGNDNDGVLVLGATNIPWTLDSAIRRRFEKRIYIPLPEEHARTFMFKLHLGATPTSLNDSDFVTLGKKTDGYSGADISVIVRDALMQPVRKVQSATHFKRVRGPSRDNPNILVDDLLTPCSPGDPNGIEMTWMEVPGEKLCEPVVCMSDMLRSLTSTKPTVNDQDLVKLKKFTEDFGQEG from the exons ATGGAGCCAACAAATCTACAG AAAGCTATAGCTGTAGCACAGAAAGCCTCCCAGGAGGACCAGGCTGGGAACTACACGGAGGCTATCAAATCTTACCAACACGCTGTCAAGTACTTCCTGCACATTATAAAAC GTGAACCACAGGGTAAAGAGGGCAACCAGAAGATCAGAGAAAAGTGTAAACTGTACCTGGACAGAGTGGAAGAACTACAGGAGTATCTAGAAAATAAAGAG aAAGCCATAGATCTGGCCAGCAAGGCGGCCCAGGAGGATAAAGCTCAGAACTACGAAGAGGCCCTTCGTTTATACCAAAACGCTGTTCAGTACTTCCTACACGTAGTAAAAT ATGAACCTCAGGGCGACAAAGCCAAACAGAGCATCAGGACCAAGTGTGCCGAGTACCTGGACAGAGCAGAGAAGCTGAAAGAATACCTGAAGAAGAAAGAGAAGGCTCCACCCACCAAGCCTGTGAAGGAATCCCAAGCTGACGACAAAGG GAATGAGAGTGATGAAGGAGACGGCCCAGAAAAGAAGAAGTTTCAGAACCAACTTTCAG GGGCTATCGTTATGGAAAAGCCAAACATCAAGTGGAATGATGTTGCCGGATTAGAGGGAGCCAAAGAGGCCCTGAAAGAAGCTGTTATTTTGCCAATCAAATTCCCACATCTTTTCACAG gcaaAAGAACGCCATGGAGGGGGATCCTACTCTTCGGTCCTCCTGGAACAGGAAAGTCCTACCTGGCTAAAGCTGTGGCCACAGAGGCCAACAACTCCACCTtcttttccatctcctcctctgacCTGGTATCCAAGTGGCTGGGAGAGAGTGAAAA gTTGGTAAAGAACTTGTTCACCCTTGCACGGGAGCACAAGCCCTCCATCATCTTTATAGATGAGATAGACTCGCTGTGTGGCTCCAGGAGTGAGAATGAGAGTGAGGCAGCTCGCCGCATCAAGACAGAGTTCCTTGTTCAAATGCAGG GGGTTGGGAATGACAACGATGGTGTACTGGTGCTAGGGGCCACCAACATCCCGTGGACGTTGGACTCTGCCATCAGAAGACG GTTTGAGAAGAGGATCTACATCCCCCTGCCAGAGGAACACGCCCGCACCTTCATGTTCAAGCTCCACTTGGGCGCCACACCCACCAGCCTCAACGACTCTGACTTTGTCACCCTGGGAAAGAAGACAGACGGCTACTCAGGGGCGGACATCAGCGTCATCGTCAGAGATGCGcttatgcaaccagtcaggaaaGTTCAATCAGCCACTCACTTCAAACGG GTACGAGGGCCATCGAGAGACAACCCCAACATCCTGGTAGATGACCTTTTGACCCCGTGCTCCCCAGGAGACCCGAACGGCATTGAGATGACATGGATGGAAGTCCCTGGGGAAAAGCTATGTGAGCCAGTCGTTTGTATG TCTGACATGCTGAGGTCCCTGACCAGCACAAAGCCAACAGTCAATGATCAGGATTTGGTCAAACTGAAAAAGTTCACAGAGGACTTTGGACAGGAGGGCTAA
- the LOC121580985 gene encoding vacuolar protein sorting-associated protein 4B isoform X2, with protein MERTSSSGRIQFESSGEPQGKEGNQKIREKCKLYLDRVEELQEYLENKEKAIDLASKAAQEDKAQNYEEALRLYQNAVQYFLHVVKYEPQGDKAKQSIRTKCAEYLDRAEKLKEYLKKKEKAPPTKPVKESQADDKGNESDEGDGPEKKKFQNQLSGAIVMEKPNIKWNDVAGLEGAKEALKEAVILPIKFPHLFTGKRTPWRGILLFGPPGTGKSYLAKAVATEANNSTFFSISSSDLVSKWLGESEKLVKNLFTLAREHKPSIIFIDEIDSLCGSRSENESEAARRIKTEFLVQMQGVGNDNDGVLVLGATNIPWTLDSAIRRRFEKRIYIPLPEEHARTFMFKLHLGATPTSLNDSDFVTLGKKTDGYSGADISVIVRDALMQPVRKVQSATHFKRVRGPSRDNPNILVDDLLTPCSPGDPNGIEMTWMEVPGEKLCEPVVCMSDMLRSLTSTKPTVNDQDLVKLKKFTEDFGQEG; from the exons ATGGAGCGAACATCGAGCAGTggaagaattcagtttgagtcatcAG GTGAACCACAGGGTAAAGAGGGCAACCAGAAGATCAGAGAAAAGTGTAAACTGTACCTGGACAGAGTGGAAGAACTACAGGAGTATCTAGAAAATAAAGAG aAAGCCATAGATCTGGCCAGCAAGGCGGCCCAGGAGGATAAAGCTCAGAACTACGAAGAGGCCCTTCGTTTATACCAAAACGCTGTTCAGTACTTCCTACACGTAGTAAAAT ATGAACCTCAGGGCGACAAAGCCAAACAGAGCATCAGGACCAAGTGTGCCGAGTACCTGGACAGAGCAGAGAAGCTGAAAGAATACCTGAAGAAGAAAGAGAAGGCTCCACCCACCAAGCCTGTGAAGGAATCCCAAGCTGACGACAAAGG GAATGAGAGTGATGAAGGAGACGGCCCAGAAAAGAAGAAGTTTCAGAACCAACTTTCAG GGGCTATCGTTATGGAAAAGCCAAACATCAAGTGGAATGATGTTGCCGGATTAGAGGGAGCCAAAGAGGCCCTGAAAGAAGCTGTTATTTTGCCAATCAAATTCCCACATCTTTTCACAG gcaaAAGAACGCCATGGAGGGGGATCCTACTCTTCGGTCCTCCTGGAACAGGAAAGTCCTACCTGGCTAAAGCTGTGGCCACAGAGGCCAACAACTCCACCTtcttttccatctcctcctctgacCTGGTATCCAAGTGGCTGGGAGAGAGTGAAAA gTTGGTAAAGAACTTGTTCACCCTTGCACGGGAGCACAAGCCCTCCATCATCTTTATAGATGAGATAGACTCGCTGTGTGGCTCCAGGAGTGAGAATGAGAGTGAGGCAGCTCGCCGCATCAAGACAGAGTTCCTTGTTCAAATGCAGG GGGTTGGGAATGACAACGATGGTGTACTGGTGCTAGGGGCCACCAACATCCCGTGGACGTTGGACTCTGCCATCAGAAGACG GTTTGAGAAGAGGATCTACATCCCCCTGCCAGAGGAACACGCCCGCACCTTCATGTTCAAGCTCCACTTGGGCGCCACACCCACCAGCCTCAACGACTCTGACTTTGTCACCCTGGGAAAGAAGACAGACGGCTACTCAGGGGCGGACATCAGCGTCATCGTCAGAGATGCGcttatgcaaccagtcaggaaaGTTCAATCAGCCACTCACTTCAAACGG GTACGAGGGCCATCGAGAGACAACCCCAACATCCTGGTAGATGACCTTTTGACCCCGTGCTCCCCAGGAGACCCGAACGGCATTGAGATGACATGGATGGAAGTCCCTGGGGAAAAGCTATGTGAGCCAGTCGTTTGTATG TCTGACATGCTGAGGTCCCTGACCAGCACAAAGCCAACAGTCAATGATCAGGATTTGGTCAAACTGAAAAAGTTCACAGAGGACTTTGGACAGGAGGGCTAA
- the LOC121580985 gene encoding vacuolar protein sorting-associated protein 4B isoform X3, whose amino-acid sequence MAANNNLQKAIDLASKAAQEDKAQNYEEALRLYQNAVQYFLHVVKYEPQGDKAKQSIRTKCAEYLDRAEKLKEYLKKKEKAPPTKPVKESQADDKGNESDEGDGPEKKKFQNQLSGAIVMEKPNIKWNDVAGLEGAKEALKEAVILPIKFPHLFTGKRTPWRGILLFGPPGTGKSYLAKAVATEANNSTFFSISSSDLVSKWLGESEKLVKNLFTLAREHKPSIIFIDEIDSLCGSRSENESEAARRIKTEFLVQMQGVGNDNDGVLVLGATNIPWTLDSAIRRRFEKRIYIPLPEEHARTFMFKLHLGATPTSLNDSDFVTLGKKTDGYSGADISVIVRDALMQPVRKVQSATHFKRVRGPSRDNPNILVDDLLTPCSPGDPNGIEMTWMEVPGEKLCEPVVCMSDMLRSLTSTKPTVNDQDLVKLKKFTEDFGQEG is encoded by the exons ATGGCTGCCAACAACAATTTACAG aAAGCCATAGATCTGGCCAGCAAGGCGGCCCAGGAGGATAAAGCTCAGAACTACGAAGAGGCCCTTCGTTTATACCAAAACGCTGTTCAGTACTTCCTACACGTAGTAAAAT ATGAACCTCAGGGCGACAAAGCCAAACAGAGCATCAGGACCAAGTGTGCCGAGTACCTGGACAGAGCAGAGAAGCTGAAAGAATACCTGAAGAAGAAAGAGAAGGCTCCACCCACCAAGCCTGTGAAGGAATCCCAAGCTGACGACAAAGG GAATGAGAGTGATGAAGGAGACGGCCCAGAAAAGAAGAAGTTTCAGAACCAACTTTCAG GGGCTATCGTTATGGAAAAGCCAAACATCAAGTGGAATGATGTTGCCGGATTAGAGGGAGCCAAAGAGGCCCTGAAAGAAGCTGTTATTTTGCCAATCAAATTCCCACATCTTTTCACAG gcaaAAGAACGCCATGGAGGGGGATCCTACTCTTCGGTCCTCCTGGAACAGGAAAGTCCTACCTGGCTAAAGCTGTGGCCACAGAGGCCAACAACTCCACCTtcttttccatctcctcctctgacCTGGTATCCAAGTGGCTGGGAGAGAGTGAAAA gTTGGTAAAGAACTTGTTCACCCTTGCACGGGAGCACAAGCCCTCCATCATCTTTATAGATGAGATAGACTCGCTGTGTGGCTCCAGGAGTGAGAATGAGAGTGAGGCAGCTCGCCGCATCAAGACAGAGTTCCTTGTTCAAATGCAGG GGGTTGGGAATGACAACGATGGTGTACTGGTGCTAGGGGCCACCAACATCCCGTGGACGTTGGACTCTGCCATCAGAAGACG GTTTGAGAAGAGGATCTACATCCCCCTGCCAGAGGAACACGCCCGCACCTTCATGTTCAAGCTCCACTTGGGCGCCACACCCACCAGCCTCAACGACTCTGACTTTGTCACCCTGGGAAAGAAGACAGACGGCTACTCAGGGGCGGACATCAGCGTCATCGTCAGAGATGCGcttatgcaaccagtcaggaaaGTTCAATCAGCCACTCACTTCAAACGG GTACGAGGGCCATCGAGAGACAACCCCAACATCCTGGTAGATGACCTTTTGACCCCGTGCTCCCCAGGAGACCCGAACGGCATTGAGATGACATGGATGGAAGTCCCTGGGGAAAAGCTATGTGAGCCAGTCGTTTGTATG TCTGACATGCTGAGGTCCCTGACCAGCACAAAGCCAACAGTCAATGATCAGGATTTGGTCAAACTGAAAAAGTTCACAGAGGACTTTGGACAGGAGGGCTAA
- the LOC121581521 gene encoding uncharacterized protein LOC121581521 isoform X2 — MHSSTHLGVVYGALFEISAGLVKCQTIEFCGGAPYKIARGASNELLDETSLFSIFAETYEDYHRVPWRTEIIIFNLRGQIGTPETFQAIQIKEMDLITQNDLSLCLTCNDERCPAMKTIYDSMTNDKLWTQSTAMSALLDCSLTSFPSSGKCVPCVEDRKVNIVCPGMPKDLKLDLEDGKGHSFSNTEATCPRLKAAGPVGQAGHNSGDGGLAGRPDTHASTLIPDGTGGIYKGATTAIVMSAAAFIFLNIFY; from the exons ATGCATAGCTCTACCCACTTAGGCGTGGTTTACGGAGCGCTTTTTGAAATAAGCGCTGGTTTAGTCAAATGCCAAACGATCGAGTTCTGTGGCGGAGCTCCCTATAAAATAGCGCGTGGAGCTAGTAACGAGCTGTTGGATGAAACGTCACTATTTTCTATTTTTGCCGAGACATACGAGGATTACCACAGAGTTCCCTGGCGCACAGAAATTATAATCTTCAACCTGCGAGGACAGATAGGGACACCAGAAACATTCCAAGCAATTCAG ATCAAAGAAATGGATTTGATAA CTCAGAACGACTTGTCTTTGTGTCTCACCTGCAATGATGAGAGGTGTCCAGCGATGAAAACCATTTACGACTCAATGACAAATGACAAACTGTGGACGCAAAGTACTGCAATGTCTGCCCTCCTTGACTGTTCCCTGACCTCGTTTCCCTCTTCTGGGAAGTGTGTGCCGTGTGTTGAGGACCGCAAGGTCAACATTGTGTGCCCTGGCATGCCCAAGGATCTCAAACTGGACCTGGAGGACGGTAAAGGCCACTCCTTTTCCAACACTGAAGCCA CATGCCCTAGACTGAAGGCAGCTGGACCTGTTGGTCAAGCTGGACACAACA GTGGAGACGGGGGTCTTGCTGGGCGTCCTG atacacatgcCTCCACTTTGATCCCTGATGGCACTGGGGGCATATACAAAGGAGCAACGACCGCTATTGTCATGTCAGCAGCTGCCTTCATCTTCTTGAACATTTTTTATTAG
- the LOC121581521 gene encoding uncharacterized protein LOC121581521 isoform X1: MHSSTHLGVVYGALFEISAGLVKCQTIEFCGGAPYKIARGASNELLDETSLFSIFAETYEDYHRVPWRTEIIIFNLRGQIGTPETFQAIQIKEMDLIIIFVWAVACLVSLVSQSYATAQNDLSLCLTCNDERCPAMKTIYDSMTNDKLWTQSTAMSALLDCSLTSFPSSGKCVPCVEDRKVNIVCPGMPKDLKLDLEDGKGHSFSNTEATCPRLKAAGPVGQAGHNSGDGGLAGRPDTHASTLIPDGTGGIYKGATTAIVMSAAAFIFLNIFY; this comes from the exons ATGCATAGCTCTACCCACTTAGGCGTGGTTTACGGAGCGCTTTTTGAAATAAGCGCTGGTTTAGTCAAATGCCAAACGATCGAGTTCTGTGGCGGAGCTCCCTATAAAATAGCGCGTGGAGCTAGTAACGAGCTGTTGGATGAAACGTCACTATTTTCTATTTTTGCCGAGACATACGAGGATTACCACAGAGTTCCCTGGCGCACAGAAATTATAATCTTCAACCTGCGAGGACAGATAGGGACACCAGAAACATTCCAAGCAATTCAG ATCAAAGAAATGGATTTGATAA TTATATTTGTCTGGGCAGTAGCATGTCTTGTGTCACTGGTGTCACAGTCTTATGCCACAG CTCAGAACGACTTGTCTTTGTGTCTCACCTGCAATGATGAGAGGTGTCCAGCGATGAAAACCATTTACGACTCAATGACAAATGACAAACTGTGGACGCAAAGTACTGCAATGTCTGCCCTCCTTGACTGTTCCCTGACCTCGTTTCCCTCTTCTGGGAAGTGTGTGCCGTGTGTTGAGGACCGCAAGGTCAACATTGTGTGCCCTGGCATGCCCAAGGATCTCAAACTGGACCTGGAGGACGGTAAAGGCCACTCCTTTTCCAACACTGAAGCCA CATGCCCTAGACTGAAGGCAGCTGGACCTGTTGGTCAAGCTGGACACAACA GTGGAGACGGGGGTCTTGCTGGGCGTCCTG atacacatgcCTCCACTTTGATCCCTGATGGCACTGGGGGCATATACAAAGGAGCAACGACCGCTATTGTCATGTCAGCAGCTGCCTTCATCTTCTTGAACATTTTTTATTAG